One window from the genome of Nicotiana sylvestris chromosome 9, ASM39365v2, whole genome shotgun sequence encodes:
- the LOC138877228 gene encoding uncharacterized protein has translation MTWTEFSDLFLREYVPQSLTDAWRAEFEYLRQGAMVVLEYVVPYTSLARNAPALVSTVRERVRRYIKGLIPSIRSSMARELDIDISYQLVLSITRRIEGMHAREREERKAKRSQESGHFSGARAPVAGRYGRGYMSRCSFSSSSSQWVLLERYIGFDPGSTYSSVSSYFAPHLGVTQDSLSSPVYVSTPMGDSFIVDHVYRSCSVAFSGFETRVNLLFLSMVDFDIILGMDWLLHHYAILGCHVKIVMLTMPGIPRVE, from the exons ATGACTTGGACtgagttttcagatctgttcctaagagagtatgttcctcagagcctcacggacgcatggcgtgcagagtttgagtatttgcgccagggtgcAATGGTTGTCTTAGAGTATGTTGTCccttacactagtttggctaggaatgcaccagccttggtttctactgttcgcgagagggttcgccggtatattaagggccttattcccagcatcaggtccagcatggctcgtgagttggatattgatatttcttatcagcTGGTGTTGAGCAttactaggaggattgagggtatgcatgctagggagagagaggagaggaaggccaagaggtctcaagagtcgggccatttctctggtgcccgtgccccagtaGCAGGTCgttatggtaggggttatatgagtcgctgttcatttagctcttccagcagccaatg GGTGCTTTTAGag agatacaTCGgttttgatccaggctccacttattcttctgtgtcttcttattttgctccgcatttgggtgtaactcaggattctttgagttcccctgtttatgtttctactcctatgggagattcttttattgtggaccacgtttatcggTCATGTTCGGTTGcttttagtggttttgagaccagagtcaaTTTATTGtttctcagcatggtagattttgacattatcttgggcatggactggttgttgcaccattatgctattcttggttGTCACGTGAAAATCGTTATGTTGACTATGCCAGGTATCCCGCGTGTTGAGTGa